Proteins found in one Triticum urartu cultivar G1812 chromosome 4, Tu2.1, whole genome shotgun sequence genomic segment:
- the LOC125550176 gene encoding monodehydroascorbate reductase 3, cytosolic, with the protein MASGKHFKYVVLGGGVSGGYAAREFAKQGVQPGELAIISKEAVAPYERPALSKAYLFPQNPARLPGFHVCVGSGGERLLPEWYSEKGIELILSTEIVKADLASKTLTSEAGATFTYEILLIATGSSVIKLSDFGTQGADSNNILYLREVDDADQLYAAIQAKKGGKAVVVGGGYIGLELSAVLKMNDLDVTMVFPEPWCMPRLFTAEIAAFYESYYTNKGVKIVKGTVAIGFDADANGDVTAVKLKDGSVLDADIVVVGVGGRPLTNLFKGQVAEEKGGIKTDAFFETSVPGVYAVGDVATFPMKIYNDERRVEHVDHSRKSAEQAVKAIKGKEAGSAVEEYDYLPYFYSRSFDLSWQFYGDNVGDAILFGDADPSSAKPKFGSYWVKDGKCVGAFLEGGLPDENAAIAKLARAQPPAASPDELKAAGLQFASKI; encoded by the exons ATGGCGTCCGGGAAGCACTTCAAGTACGTCGTCCTCGGCGGCGGGGTCTCCGGG GGGTACGCGGCGCGGGAGTTCGCCAAGCAGGGCGTGCAGCCGGGGGAGCTCGCCATCATCTCCAAGGAGGCC GTGGCTCCTTACGAGCGCCCTGCCCTCAGCAAGGCATACCTGTTCCCCCAGA ATCCTGCAAGATTGCCAGGATTCCATGTGTGCGTGGGAAGTGGAGGCGAGAGGCTCCTGCCTGAATGGTACTCAGAGAAAG GCATCGAGCTTATCCTGAGCACTGAAATTGTCAAAGCTGATCTTGCTTCCAAGACTCTGACTAGTGAAGCTGGAGCAACCTTTACATATGAGATCTTGCTAATTGCTACTGGCTCCTCA gtcattaaGCTCTCTGATTTTGGCACTCAAGGAGCTGATTCTAACAACATTCTGTACCTAAGGGAAGTTGACGATGCGGACCAGCTGTACGCAGCTATCCAAGCAAAGAAGGGTGGGAAGGCAGTGGTTGTTGGAGGAGGTTACATTGGCCTTGAACTAAGTGCAGTATTGAAGATGAACGATCTTGATGTGACTATGGTGTTCCCTGAACCTTGGTGCA TGCCTCGTCTCTTCACTGCCGAGATTGCAGCTTTCTACGAGAGTTACTATACCAACAAAGGAGTCAAGATCGTGAAGGGTACAGTTGCTATTGGTTTTGATGCTGACGCCAATGGTGAT GTGACTGCAGTTAAGCTAAAGGACGGCAGTGTGCTCGACGCTGATATTGTTGTCGTCGGTGTTGGGGGCAGACCGTTGACTAATCTCTTCAAAGGCCAAGTTGCCGAGGAGAAAGGTGGAATCAAG ACCGATGCTTTTTTCGAAACAAGTGTCCCTGGAGTGTATGCCGTTGGCGACGTGGCGACCTTCCCGATGAAGATCTACAACGACGAGAGGAGAGTGGAGCATGTCGACCATTCCAGGAAGTCCGCGGAGCAGGCCGTGAAG GCGATCAAGGGGAAAGAGGCGGGCTCTGCCGTGGAGGAGTACGACTACCTGCCCTACTTCTACTCGCGGTCGTTCGACCTGTCGTGGCAGTTCTACGGGGACAACGTCGGCGACGCCATCCTGTTCGGCGACGCCGACCCCAGCTCCGCCAAGCCCAAGTTCGGGTCGTACTGGGTCAAGGACGGCAAGTGCGTGGGCGCGTTCCTGGAGGGCGGGTTGCCGGACGAGAACGCCGCCATCGCCAAGCTCGCGAGGGCCCAGCCGCCCGCCGCCAGCCCCGACGAGCTCAAGGCCGCCGGCCTCCAGTTCGCCAGCAAGATCTGA
- the LOC125550177 gene encoding flagellar radial spoke protein 5-like isoform X1, giving the protein MLLCGRSGAGAVMATTAVIAGLPRLAPARGRRRRCTVAAAMGASGLEEGKGKTATVRSKASGDALEVCRVVNGMWQVSGASWGRAAPAAAVDAMLAYADGGLATFDMADIYGPAEDLYGMFINKVRRERPPEMLEEVRGLTKWVPPPVKMTRSFVEENINRSRKRMDVAALDMLQFHWWDYANPGYLDALKHITDLKEEGKIKTVALTNFDTERLQIILENGIPIVSNQVQHSIVDMRPQKKMAELCELTGVKLITYGTVMGGLLSEKFLDTNINIPFAGPPLNTPSLQKYKRMIDAWGGWSLFQALLQTLKKVSLKHGIPISTVAVRYILNQTSVAGSMVGVRLGLSEHIRDTNTILSLLLDEEDMGSITEASQRGRNLMEVIGDCGDEYRA; this is encoded by the exons ATGCTTTTGTGTGGCCGCTCTGGTGCCGGCGCCGTGATGGCCACCACCGCCGTGATCGCCGGTCTTCCTCGACTTGCGCCTGCGAGGGGGAGGAGACGGAGGTGCAccgtggcggcggcgatgggcgCGTCGGGGCTGGAGGAGGGGAAGGGGAAGACGGCGACGGTGAGGAGCAAGGCGTCCGGGGACGCGCTGGAGGTGTGCCGGGTGGTGAACGGGATGTGGCAGGTGAGCGGCGCGTCGTGGGGCCGCGCGGCGCCGGCGGCCGCCGTGGACGCCATGCTCGCCTACGCCGACGGCGGGCTCGCCACCTTCGACATGGCCGACATCT ATGGACCGGCGGAGGATTTATACGGCATGTTCATCAACAAAGTTCGGCGCGAGCGCCCGCCGGAGATGCTAGAAGAAGTCAGGGG GCTTACAAAGTGGGTGCCGCCACCTGTTAAGATGACAAGAAGCTTTGTTGAGGAGAACATCAACAGGTCCCGGAAGAGGATGGATGTCGCTGCCTTGGACATGCTGCAGTTCCATTG GTGGGACTACGCAAATCCCGGATATCTAGATGCACTAAAGCACATCACCGACCTCAAGGAGGAAG GCAAGATAAAGACTGTAGCTCTGACGAACTTCGATACAGAGAGGCTGCAAATAATCCTAGAAAATGGAATACCAATTGTCAGCAACCAG GTTCAACATTCTATTGTGGATATGCGCCCGCAGAAAAAGATGGCAGAGCTTTGTGAGCTTACCGGAGTCAAGCTTATCAC GTATGGCACGGTGATGGGTGGCCTATTGTCCGAGAAGTTCCTCGACACCAACATCAACATACCTTTCGCTGGACCTCCTCTGAATACCCCATCCCTGCAGAAGTATAAGAGG ATGATCGACGCTTGGGGTGGCTGGAGCCTGTTCCAGGCTCTGCTCCAGACCTTGAagaaggtgtcactgaaacacGGCATCCCGATCTCAACTGTCGCTGTACGATACATACTGAACCAG ACATCGGTGGCTGGTTCGATGGTGGGCGTGAGGCTGGGTCTGTCGGAGCACATCAGGGACACCAACACCATCCTGTCGCTGCTGCTGGACGAGGAGGACATGGGCAGCATCACCGAGGCGTCGCAGCGGGGCAGGAACCTGATGGAGGTCATCGGAGACTGCGGCGACGAGTACAGAGCCTAG
- the LOC125550177 gene encoding flagellar radial spoke protein 5-like isoform X2 has translation MSSSAARALSPAPPSPRRVRPARCAGFVGPAVESASPGARAATLASSRGGTDSSLAICRVLNGMWQTSGGWGRIDRADAVDAMLAYADAGLSTFDMADHYGPAEDLYGMFINKVRRERPPEMLEEVRGLTKWVPPPVKMTRSFVEENINRSRKRMDVAALDMLQFHWWDYANPGYLDALKHITDLKEEGKIKTVALTNFDTERLQIILENGIPIVSNQVQHSIVDMRPQKKMAELCELTGVKLITYGTVMGGLLSEKFLDTNINIPFAGPPLNTPSLQKYKRMIDAWGGWSLFQALLQTLKKVSLKHGIPISTVAVRYILNQTSVAGSMVGVRLGLSEHIRDTNTILSLLLDEEDMGSITEASQRGRNLMEVIGDCGDEYRA, from the exons ATGTCGTCGTCAGCAGCCCGCGCGCTCTCGCCGGCGCCCCCTTCCCCGCGCCGCGTGCGGCCCGCGAGGTGCGCGGGGTTCGTGGGCCCGGCGGTGGAGTCGGCGTCCCCGGGCGCGAGGGCGGCGACGCTCGCCAGCAGCCGCGGCGGGACCGACTCGTCGCTGGCCATCTGCCGGGTGCTCAACGGCATGTGGCAGACCAGCGGCGGGTGGGGCCGCATCGACCGCGCCGACGCCGTCGACGCCATGCTCGCCTACGCCGACGCCGGCCTCTCCACCTTCGACATGGCCGACCACT ATGGACCGGCGGAGGATTTATACGGCATGTTCATCAACAAAGTTCGGCGCGAGCGCCCGCCGGAGATGCTAGAAGAAGTCAGGGG GCTTACAAAGTGGGTGCCGCCACCTGTTAAGATGACAAGAAGCTTTGTTGAGGAGAACATCAACAGGTCCCGGAAGAGGATGGATGTCGCTGCCTTGGACATGCTGCAGTTCCATTG GTGGGACTACGCAAATCCCGGATATCTAGATGCACTAAAGCACATCACCGACCTCAAGGAGGAAG GCAAGATAAAGACTGTAGCTCTGACGAACTTCGATACAGAGAGGCTGCAAATAATCCTAGAAAATGGAATACCAATTGTCAGCAACCAG GTTCAACATTCTATTGTGGATATGCGCCCGCAGAAAAAGATGGCAGAGCTTTGTGAGCTTACCGGAGTCAAGCTTATCAC GTATGGCACGGTGATGGGTGGCCTATTGTCCGAGAAGTTCCTCGACACCAACATCAACATACCTTTCGCTGGACCTCCTCTGAATACCCCATCCCTGCAGAAGTATAAGAGG ATGATCGACGCTTGGGGTGGCTGGAGCCTGTTCCAGGCTCTGCTCCAGACCTTGAagaaggtgtcactgaaacacGGCATCCCGATCTCAACTGTCGCTGTACGATACATACTGAACCAG ACATCGGTGGCTGGTTCGATGGTGGGCGTGAGGCTGGGTCTGTCGGAGCACATCAGGGACACCAACACCATCCTGTCGCTGCTGCTGGACGAGGAGGACATGGGCAGCATCACCGAGGCGTCGCAGCGGGGCAGGAACCTGATGGAGGTCATCGGAGACTGCGGCGACGAGTACAGAGCCTAG